AAATACTTTGTCTTCCTATCCAAAGTTGCTGGTTGTCAATTCAAGTTCAAGTGTATTGGGCTAAATACATGGCTGTTCAAGTTCTTGGATGATCAGAATATGCCCCTTCTTGAAGATTAATGAGATAGGCCTCTAAAAATTctgaactgcccctttaaagTTTGGCGATATTGTGAAGGTCACAGCTTGACTGACCACAGATGCCTGGAATCATTCCAGTGTACAAGATCCCCCGCTATACACGCACACtcatacacgcacacgcacacacacacacacacacacacacacacacactcacacacacacacacacacacacacacacacacgcacacacacacacacacacacacacacaaaggaagatAAGggaaaatatacacattttgACCTTGATAAAACTCAGTGTAGACAGTATCAGTTCAACTTGTGAAAACACTTCATTGGTCgtattttttgtctgtttgcctgccGACTGTTAGATGTCCCCTCTTAGGTCTCCTGGTAtttcatgacaaaataaaacagctttttaATTAAGTGTGCGCAAACAATGCCCACTGCTTCTGCATAATCTTCATAGAGCAGGCTATATGGCCAAAGGAATGCAGTATATCAGTTTTAATGGTACAAGCTGATGTTATTTGTCAAAGGAGGTTCCCTAGAGGTTTGCCCTGATAAAAGTCCCTCTCATTCAAATAAACTTCCCTCAAGTCTTTGTCCCCTTCTTTGTCTTAAGCTCCCAAACAAAAATCTATCAGCACGAAGAGGAATCCCTTGGGTTTCTTCTTGCctcctctctttatctctctctctttctgtatcttCCCTTGCTTTTCACATCTGCCAAGAGGAAAGTGCCCCCCCCCAACCCTGACTCACATGGTTAGTGTGAGTGCATGttgctcactctctcctccccttgcttcttctctttttttcactcgAGCTGTCttactctctccctcctcctttccctcttactctctctcctcctcaccctctccatctctctctctccttttgatCACTTTCGTcccctccttcactctctcttcctGACTCCGGCACAGcgctgtcactcactcacacacatacacacacacagaagctctCCCCGCGTGCCGTCCTCAGAGATcctcgttgtgtgtgtgtttcgccAGGTGGACGTGGTGCCTCACTCCCTGCAGTCACCATTTCCACCCCGGAGAGTTCCACGCTGGCAGCGCAGCCCCTTCCCCGGCTGAGCATCGGGCGGAAGACCCTGGTGGCAGCCGCTGTGGGGGTCATGCTGGTCCTGGTTCTAGTGGTCCTCATCCCTGTGCTGGTCAGCTCTGTTGGCACTGGCAGCACAGATGACAGCGCCAGCCACTACGAGATGCTGGGTACCTGCCGCATGGTGTGCGACCCCTTCCCCAGTACCGGCACCACAGGCTCAGGTGCACAAGTGGGCACAGATACTGTCACCACGGGCCTTCATCTGGACAATGAGGGGGACGCCCTGAGTGACCACAGCATTGGCCCGCCGCTGCCCACCTACAGTGCTCATGGGCCACAGGGCAAACCAGGGCGTCCAGGGAAACCTGGACCCCCAGGACCACCTGGAGAGCCGGGCCCACCAGGACCTAAAGGACCACCGGGAGACGGAGTGGACGTAGTACGGACAGGGGTACTAGGTGTAGGTGGTAAAGGGACAGTTAGCACAACCATCTACAGCACCACGCCTCGGGTGGCATTTTATGCGGGACTGCGAAACCCTCAAGAAGGTTACGATATCCTGAGATTTGATGATGTGGTGACTAATATTGGTGATAACTACGAAGGCGCCACGGGCAAGTTCACCTGTAAGATTCCTGGTACCTACTTCTTCATCTACAACGTGCTGATGAGAGGTGGAGATGGAACCAGCATGTGGGCTGACCTGATCAAGAATGGCTTGGTGGGTGGCTGTTTTAACTCTTTGGATGCACTTCTCTTCACACTAACACCTCCAAACACATGATTTTGCCTCATTATTTAAGTTATTTGAAATGCACACTTTTGAAAAAGAGACTTTTACTGACACTATAAGTTCTAAAACCATCAATCCCTGAATCATGCACTGGGATGAACCCAAATCAAAATGCTCAGGGAAGAAGGCAACCAGTGTGCTGGCAATCTAAATTGAGTAGTCATGCATTCATGTGTATCATAATTTTAGGTCTGGTTTAGTCTGGTGTTATAGTTCTGTATAATGACAATGCACAGTGGCAAGCTGCCAGCTTGTGTATCTGTGCGTATTACACATCCAATGATGTACACCATGAAGTGAGTGCAAACAGTGCAGCGCTATCTCAACTCCGCACACATCAGAACACAGCCTGGGGTACTGTGTAGTTCAAAGCTGGTGTCCTTTGAAATACAACATGGCTCATGGAACCATGATGTGCTGGTAAGCATTACCAGACTACCTGGCCAACCTTAGCCTTTTAATATCAAATCATGACATTTGCCATATTCATGGATAATTTTCTAATGTCTTTTAAGCCCTAGGTGCTGACATTGATCAAACACCATGTAAATTTGAGCCTAGACATTTCCCTTCAAGCACTTAAGCCAAGGCTGCAACAGGCTTTGTATTGTCAAGCTTGATGGGCAGTATTTTTGCAAATATGGATTAACATTGAAaggtttttttcagctttcTCTGGCATGACAGAGGACAACCCATTTCTGTTGATCAAAGTATGATTTGGTCTTTGTGTGGCAGCAGATTATGTTGTGCACAGCAGCACCTCTGGCCACCTGCATCACAATATTGCACATTGTTTGGGCGGAGGGAATCGTCAAGGTTACTGGTCATgatggagggtggagggtgggagCGAGAGAAGGCTTAGGCTGTGTTGCCCTCATCTCTGACATCCATCAACATGCTGTCATCCATGGCTGAACCTCTCCACTCAGGCCCTGCGGCCCCATGACATGCGCTACCGTACTCCGCTGGCACTAATTAGAACTCCATGCCGCCATTTTGGATCTCAGTTTGTTGGGAACCTGTCCCCACAATCTTGTTGAAGGGGGAGATTACGCTTTTATGGTTTCTCTGGTGAAGATGCAGCGTAGCAACCAACCTGGCAACCCAGGTCATTAGATATTAGCAGAGGCTTAGAGGGGATATGTCTTTCTGTGACCAAGCAAGGCAACCCCCCCAGAGCCAAAGCTCTACTTTTTAGTATCACAGACATGTGAAAGAGGTTTTGGCGCTCTGCTCTGGATTAACACCACTATCAGTTTTTAAAGTAATTAGCCTGTGTTGACGCAATGACACTTCAGTATTGGGGACGCATGGGATTTTCAGCACTCGGTGTTGAGATATGTGCAAGTAAAAGTGAACCATTAAGCAAGTATGCACTGCCATCCCTCCTCAGAGGCAGGCTGATTCAGGCCTGGCCCTTTCAAGTTGAGTCATGGGCTTTATTCACcgtggagaaaaacaagatatttgcCACAGGGGACACACTTTACACAAACACTGTGGTATCGCAAACTTTTATTTAGCCCATCTTTCTCACAAATACCGCATTTTTGGTCCATGCATACATTGCAAACAAGTGTGGTCACTGGTCTGAGCCAAGAGAATGTGTCAGTGAATCAACAgctcattaaaatgtttgtctGGATCATATTAATCATTTTCCCTCACATTGCTATCCACTTCAGTGACACCATCTCTTGGTATTATCTTTTGTGCTAGCTTGCCGATATTATTTGGTATGTTACTGTTAGATTAGGTGTAAGCATCTCCCTCATACACATTACTTATTAGGCCAGGCAAGAAAACAGCCTTTTCCCAAAAAATAATGGCACACACAACCAGGGCAGTCCTCTGTGTTCCATCATCTCAATTTTCTTCACTTTATttgtccttttctgtctctctgtctgtgtttctccctgtctttctgtgtgtgtgtgtgtctgtgtgtgtgcccgcgcgtgcgcacgtgtgtgtgtgtgtgtgtgtgcacgtctgtgtgtgtgtgtgtgtgtgtggtcttatTCCAGGTCAGGGCCAGCGCCATTGCCCAAGACCAGGATCAGAGTTATGACTACGCCAGCAACAGTGTCATCCTTCATTTGGACGCAGGCGATGAGGTTTTCATAAAATTGGACGGGGGCAAGGCTCATGGGggcaacagcaacaaatatAGCACCTTCTCAGGGTTCATCCTCTATGCTGACTGAGGACTGGACAGGACATAGGCTCAGTGGTGAAAGGTCATGGCCAGAAGACATTCTCTTCTTGTCTTTCACTTGCCTCTCACAGTAAGGTCGATGTTGCCCATAGCCACCGATCCAcagtcagatgttttttttacataccTCTATTGTTTAAGGCCAGGAGTGATGCAGTAATTAAGGCTATGGATCTGTGGTTACTGGTAACTGTCCATACTTCCATTGTGATACAGGGTGCCTATGCTACTTTTTGTGACGGACAAGCAACGTAAAAGTGACAGTCACTGCAATGTGTCATGCTGAGGTGCAGCAACAGTTTTGACAGTGCAGATGCTTCACCGTCATGTTTGTGCTGTCATTTCATATTCCAGTCTGCTAATCCAGCAGTCATGTGACTGCACTGTACGTTTGTTATGTGCTACATTAACTTAAGATTAGGTGTTTGTAAGGTAAGATGTTGTGCTTCAGTGACTGGGGTAACATATTTTGCCATGAGAAACacttaaatgttaaatgttggTATCAGAGTGAGATTATGATTCTGGACGGCAGACAGTGTCATAAAATGTCTTGTGTCTCAGTGTAATGATTCGGACAATCATGTCATAGTACCACAATATATTTGGCATATTATTAGTGTTAAACTTTAAACTGTAAATTTAATATTGAATTTTGATGTGCAACCACAGTCAAAGCAGTATCTCTGCTGCACATACAtcctactgtgtgtgtattaaaacTCATATAGCTGTTGGTAGATTGTTGTGCAATTATGTCATTCGTGTGAGAGATGTCTCTTGTAATTGGTAATGCGCTCATTTGTAAAGCTTTATTCaatttgcatgcatgtaacATTTCTTATCATGTATGATTCCACAAATGAGGATCgataaagaaaaatacagtcatttaaaacaaagtgaTGGCTAGATGTGGATGTTAGGAACATctaatgcttgttttttttgtttgtttgtttgtttttttggttggtttttctgtttttatttactttttttttgttcttaaatgtctttttttcataataaaatacGTTTTTTGCAATTCCTCTCACATCACCTGAGCAATGTCACTTGCTTTATCTATTTGCTGATCAGTTGTTCTGATCACTCCTTTTCTCCCGAGCCCCTCCTTTCGTCCAGCAAATGTTACATACAAGAGGAAGCTACAACGACAGCACAGCTAGAGGCAATCAAAGCAGAGAAGATAGCTGaggaacagggagagaaaatCACAGCTGTTAAATGCCAAATGACTCAAGAGATAATTGTGTCTCACAATCAAAGCAGaggtatattttttttttcttgtaatggGTGTGGTGACAACGcattaaagtgatagttcagaaTTTCACACATATCGTGTGAGGTGTTGGTCtatgtgagtgtaatacatccaccaggtGTGTCTCATTAACTCCTTTCCCGTCATGAGAATGAGAGCGTCACCATGAGCGTGCTGCGCCAAAACGAATGGAGCAGATAGAGAATGGGGGggggaaaatgtgattttgagtGGCGACACAAAgttgaaaaattgttttaaaggACGCACAGCACTCATTTGTTTCGGTTTCACTTTCAGCACTCTTTTCAGACCCTTGGTGTCCAAAATAGTGGAGCTATTTTACGACAGAAAATACTTCTGCAGGGGAAAATActaaaaattgtgttgttttccgGGCTTTATCTAGTCCATTCGTTATGGGGCATTTCACTCCCAATGAAGCTCTCGTTCTCAAAACAGGAAAGGAGTTAATgaaccaaacttggtggatgtattacactcacgTCTACCAGCACATACCAACATATCTGTAAAATTCGgaactatcactttaagatGCGGGGATACAAGGATGTGTGTTCGAATATATCATGACAAAGCTTAGATCAGTGTTGGGAAGTAATCCAGGGCAAATTAGTCTCttctgtgactgtgacacaAATGTCACAGACAAGAAAGTGGCTTCAAGGCATAAACTGTAAAAACCaatatattttactgttttgttaaGAGTCTACTTTGATATTACTGGACATAACTCCCTCTTGACATGGGCCACGGAGACTCCATAAGTGTCCCTTACATGGTTTGACACTGCAAGTTAGAgttcaagaaaacaaaattttacaGGGGTTTACTAACTCTTAGTATTGAGTTACTCTCATTCCAcggaaatatgaaaatattctCATTGTGATTCACTCGCTTCTCAACAAAATGCCAGGTGAAGCTCAGTTAAGTTCCTGAGTTGTGCAAGTTGGTACGATCTAAACAGTTCATGGATGGGAGGAAAAGAGGGTAAAACGCCATGCTTTGCAGTGTTAGTGCCCCCTGAAGTCTGTGTAACTGTTTTATCTGCCGAAAGCCAAGAAGCCTTCAGGTCCAAACCTCGGCTCGGAAATCTTAAGACAGCAGAATTCCTCCAGACACAATTAAGGTCCGTACCCAAGCAGAGGTCACCCGAGCCACGGGGCagccaaacactagcacaggcTGTTTTCTTCTTGCAGGGTATGTGAGCACATCGTCAAATTAGCGACTTCATGTCACAATGTCAAAGGCAAACGCCGGCGGTCCGCGAGGAACAGCTTTTACCACTGAAACCATCGGAAATGAACATTGATTGGGAGTCTGCGACATCTGTACTTTTCTTTAAGTGCCTGGGGAGAAATCTCAACTGCTCAAGACTGAAAACCATTATTATAAAAACTCTTAAAAGACAACAAATGTtgtgacatttaaaatgcattttactgtgttgctgtgacacTACATTAGCAGAAATAGCTCTTTCAGAAGCGTTTAGTCAATTCACTCAGTAGAGCATGACTTCATTGGCAGGAACCCAAGAGTCCTGTATGTCTGAGTGTACGCCCTCTCTCTCAAAAGGGAATGTGCATAGCTGTGCCAATATGTTAGGAAATATTATTAACTACTGCACAGTCGAGACAAAAAAAGAACCCCCCCCTCTCATCTGACTAATACTCATCTGACTAATATGAGAGAGGGCAGAGACATATGGAGAAATTCTCTTGGCAGGAACCGTATTTGCCTCATCTTCCAAAACCGGGAGTTATTCACTCAAGGTATTGtgctgaccaaaaaaaaaaaaaaaaaaaaaagacaaacacagaaaaactcttCCTCTGGGGTGCTTGAATTTGACGGTGACTTAGCTGAACAACCTACCCAACAGGACGGTCTGGGGCCAGTGTTTTAATTTGTGATGAAACAGCATCTGGACTGTACACGGCGCTTGAACCTTTGACTCACATTTCATTTAATGTCCTCCCTGACTGTAAGCAGGTCCACCGTTTGAAGATAAGTATTCCTCTGAGATGCGCTCTAAGCTGCTTTGTTGACGTAAGCTTCATCTCTTGGACTCGGCTGAGGGGATATTCGAGATTGTCTACTGTACCCCTTTTCATCATGTGTAAGAAGGGGGATTTGAAAGATTATGTCTCCACTGCAGACTTGTTTTAATTCAGGTAATCTCCTGTGTATGCAAACGTAAGTGAAGGAAATTTAGATTCATTCACTCCCACCTACTCCCTATCAGTAAACTGAGATGGCTTCAGCTTGACATTTGCAGGGGCCAATTGGTGAGGCATGAGTCTTATCAGGCtactccagagtgtgtgtgcgtgttcgcgtgtgtgtctgtgggcgtCTATGCGTGCCGATTGTGCCTGTCTAAGTATGGgtcagtgtgcgtgtgcgtacgtgtgtgtgcttctgtgtgtctctcacaGTCTCCCCGATGCAAGAGAATGCTAGGCTTGGTAAAAGTACCGCCTCTGAAATGTCTGATGTGACGTTAATGAGCCCTTGGTGCTGTTATCTTGAGCATCCCTACTTAACTCACCAGGGGAGATCCAAATTAGCGATAGATGCTGTAACTGTCTTGCTAAATTGTCCTCCATGCTCATGTATACATCCTCCATCCCAACGAAGAGCCACCTGCCCACTTTGAAATGCAAGTTGgttgcacaaatacacaattattgcatgaatgtgcacacactcccacattTACTTGTGTACTTTtgacacaacacaataaaaaaaagctaTACATCCTCACTGGTTGCACAATTGTCTGACACAGCCTGTTTAAAGCTACAATCTGTGCTCGTGTGCACTCTCTCAGTGCTGTGTAAGAAGTTTAACATTTCTGACTGCAGATAGTTCCTCATTGCAAGCTTGCGCTCTCTTTGAGCCAATACTGATCCACTGCCAGGAACAGTCATACaaaaaatttattttgtgtcattttataatTGGAAGTGGTAGAAATCCATATCCAAAGCACCTTCAATATACCAttaatgctttattttatattgtcagAAGGCGTGCAGGCAtccaaacagcaaacacaaattGGAGCTCTAAAAAAAGACATGCTACCTACAAACCACATGTGCCCTGGTGTGCTTTGGTgggcacacacaaaacagagttCAGGGAGACAAAAATCTATGGCTCCTCCACACTGCCAGCCTGTCAATAATTACTGACAGTGAACAATACCTTGCCAGCTGCTCTAGCATCCGCGTCAAACCCGTCATCTGACGGGTCACCAcgagttcaagttcaaatttatttatagagcGCTTTTAAAAAAAACGAAACCAAGTttgttccaaagtgctttacaacaaAAGAGCAAGAAGTACAAGACaagagagcagacacacaccaacttTATAAATAAAGCACAGAGAGACAAGGGAATTGaagataaaacaaatacaaccaCAAATGAAAAGCATAATAAAAAAGATATCCAGAttgaaaagataaataaataaattgcaaaaTCTGACAGGAGGAGACCAAAAAATAGGTTAacgtttcttaaaaaaaaaaaaaaaaaaaaaagaacagactCTGCTGACCTAATGTTAAAGGACTCGCCTGCTATACCAGTCCTATTTTGACTTTGTGTCACCAGTCGTGATCGTATCTGTCCGTCACAAATATAAGTTGCATAAGTGTACAGagaatatgctttggtagcGTAAAAGGCTGTGTGGTCCCTCAGCCTCTTGTTTCCTCAGCTCAGTCTATAGGAGCTAAACTCTTGGCCAggcatttgtatttatatttgtatttccaTTCAATCAGGCATGGATAGTGAGAGATGAaacttgtttaaaatgtttttggaaaaacaaacaaaaaaaaaagtttatagctctctatctatctatctatctatgcataTATAAAATTATCTCTTTTTTACTCAGTGTGAATCAACATGCATCACTGCTGCATCACATCACTATGTTTCCCAGTACATTAAGAGAGCAACAATTATGTATTTtcaatatactgtaatatattaCATGATAACGATATATCATTCAATGTGTATATGCAATAAATTGTTTGCCAATTAAACAATGGTTAATCATTAACTGATGTCAGTCAGTGCCGCCTCAAGGAGTATTAACTGAATTAAATCTTTGTGATTAGAAAACaaccaacaaataaatatgaaacgGTAAATAATTCAGTATACTGAATTATTGTATATCGTTGGATAGTGTGAGCCACTCGTTGACCTCTATTGCACACAGGTTCTCCCactgagctgtcaatcacagccaCTCCAACAAAGCTGAAGAGAGCTGTTCAGCAGAATAGGAATGCAcctagagagaaaaaaaaaaaaaaaagttcttttcaACTGTGCAAATTTTAATGGATTCATGGTAACTTTAGCAAAAGCACATGCTGGCCAGGTATTCACAAAATTGCAACTTGCACATCTGGTGGAGTAGTTCTGCAAATTTGGGAGTGAACTGGGGGTGACTTAGCTTTGACGTCTAAGCTTCCAAACCCTAGTCTGTGCACACTTATGCAACCGATATTTGTGACAAACAGATTGACGAGAACGACTGCTGACAAAAGTCAAAACAGGACTGGTATAGCCCCTCAAAAGGAAAACCAGTCCACAGCTTGGGGCTGCAATAGGAGAGACCCTATATCTCGAGCCTTTTTCAGCCGGGATTGTGGAACAGCTTGCAGCCCTTGATGGGAGGACCTCAGAGTCCTGGTGGCATTATGGGAGATGATACGATCAACCACACAGGCAGGCACTAGGCATTGCAGTGACACAATTTGAGAAATAGTTTTAAAATGGACAGGGAGGCGATGTGGGCAAGCTAGGACTGGAGTAATGTGAtctattttcttacctttggtCAGTGGGGCAGGGGAGAAATAGAGTCTTTATACCTCTGTAGAGAGACTTACAATAGTCACGTCTTAGAGATATTAGGGCGTGAATTACTCTCTTTGAGCCagagaagggagggaaagagtCACATTTTAGAAATAATCCTTAGCTGCTGATAAGAGGTTTGACAACAGCTCAGCAAGGTTCTTGGAAATTATTTGGGATAATAAAAGTAAACACCAATAAGTGGTATGTGTACAGACTCACAGTGACATTACCTGAACGAGGTGCTGATACTTCCTCTCAGAGGTCTTCTCCAGCGTACAGTCTGAAGGACAGCAAGCTTTGAACATGATATTTATCACAATAACATCAGGGGTGTTGGCAGCAATCTGTGGAAAGATGGAACAATCATTACTATCGAGATCAGAGTATGAACAAGCAGGCCTGGACAGCAGTGTGTTTGCCCATCATTGTATgggatgagaaaaaaagattcaatATGCTTTTTTTCAGGTTAACAAGTCTGTCATCCTTGACTACTGAGGCCTTTGTTAACATGACAACCATTCAGAGTAAAAGACACCCGGGCATGTGCTCAAAATCACAATGAATGCAGCAAAACGCATGATTGCAAGAAAGTACAGATTTCTCTTTGCAGAACTTGCAatcttgcttttattgtgaaagtgaCAATGCTCTCATCAGctgctgcatattttttttccaagctcTCTGGAAGGCACAGCGGCCAGCAGTCATTGCTTTTGTGGTCTCAACGCAGTCtggtgtttttattgtcatgaaGATGAACTGCTGGTCCATATTTAGAGTGTAAAGAAGTGTGGAGCTGCGGGGCATGAAGTTGAGCTCAGCAGAGGCGGTTTTGGGAACTTCTTAGTCCGTTGCCTGTATCTAATTCTTCAGTTCCACTTTAATCCAAAGGGCTTGTCATTGCCTCGGCCTGCCAATCAGAGCTCTGAACTGTTGCCATAGCAGCAGCACTCAATGCCGAGGGATCACTGACAtcataaaaatcattaaaaagaggggaaaaaattgatcaaataaatgaaagaggTTGTTGTtctatttatttacaacaatgtaaACCTTTTCATAGTCACAGTTATTAGAGCTAAAGTTGTTTTTCATCATGTAAAACCTCCGGAGCCGGATACCCTCGTGCACAATACTACCACTCAACAAGTCTGAACACGGTGCATAAATTTAGAACATGGATAAGGGCTATGACATGGCCACAGCAATCAAAAATTAACTAACACCTCTCCAGtcaatcaaaatcaatcaaaatcaagtATTGATCCAGGCCATGAACAATAAGTGTTAATGGACAATGTTTTGGCAGCTACTTCTTTTGTTCTTCTTGTCTTTGTCCTGTCAGATTTTCTTAGCTGGAAGAGATTGAGCCAGTTTAGTTGAAGTGGCAAGGAGCATTAACAATGCCTATGAAACTGATGAAACACGTGGATTGTATTGTGTTTAAGGGTAATGTCAAATCAGTCAATATCAAAGgtggaacaaaaagaaaaataagctgGATTG
This genomic interval from Myripristis murdjan chromosome 19, fMyrMur1.1, whole genome shotgun sequence contains the following:
- the c1ql1l gene encoding C1q-related factor; translation: MLVLVLVVLIPVLVSSVGTGSTDDSASHYEMLGTCRMVCDPFPSTGTTGSGAQVGTDTVTTGLHLDNEGDALSDHSIGPPLPTYSAHGPQGKPGRPGKPGPPGPPGEPGPPGPKGPPGDGVDVVRTGVLGVGGKGTVSTTIYSTTPRVAFYAGLRNPQEGYDILRFDDVVTNIGDNYEGATGKFTCKIPGTYFFIYNVLMRGGDGTSMWADLIKNGLVRASAIAQDQDQSYDYASNSVILHLDAGDEVFIKLDGGKAHGGNSNKYSTFSGFILYAD